The genomic region GGCGATGCGGGCCGGTTCGGGCAGGGCCACGCGCTCGAAAAGGTCCATCACTTCGGCATCGACGGATTTCCGATCCACCGTCTTTCCTTCACGCCGCAGCCGGCGCGCGACCGGTTCGGCCGTCTGTTTGCCCAGGCGCATCAGGGGGTCGAGCGCGGTCAGCGGCTCCTGGAAGATGACCGAAGCCGCCTGGCCGCGCAGGCGGGTGATCTCCTGCTCCGACAGGGCATGGAGCGGCTGGCCGTCGAGGGTGACGGAGCCGGTTTGCTCGAGCCCGGCCGGCAGAAGGCCGATGCTGGCGAGGGCGGTGAGCGACTTGCCCGATCCGGACTCCCCGATCACGCCCCAGCGCTCTCCGGGCGCGATGGCGAGGTCGATATCGGAAACCAGCTTCTGTCCCCTGGCCGATATGGTGAGGCCGTCGATTTCGAGAATGGGGCTCACTGGCTGCGCCTCCGCGTCGGATCGGCGAAATCGCGCAGGCCGTCGGCGAGGAGGTTCATGCCGATAACAAGGATGACCAGCGCGATGCCCGGCGCGACCGCCCCGAAGGGAGCTGTATAGACGGTGCCCTGCGCCTCCTGCAGCAGCCGTCCCCAGGACGCATTGGGCGGGGGCGCGCCGAGGCCCAGATAGGAGAGCGACGCCTCGGCAATCACGGCCAGCCCAAACTGGAGCGCGAAATTGACCATCAATGTGGGCCAGATATTGGGCAGGAGGTGGATGAAGACGATGGCCAGCCAGGACGTGCCCGAGGTGCGGGCCGCCGTGATGTAGTCCATCTCCAGCACGCGCTTGGCAAGAATGCGCGTGAGCCGGGCGACGATGGCGGAAATGGCGACCCCGAGCGCAATGATCGCCGATCCGAGGTTGGCCCCGTCGCCGGCGGCCACCACCAGCATGGCGAGCAGCAATGTGGGGAAGGCAATGAGGATATCGAGCGTCGCCGCCAACGCATCGTCGAGCGTTCGTGTGGCGAAGGCGGCGATGACGCCGAGCGTCACGCCGATGGCCGCGCCGATCGCCACGGCACCGGCGCCCACCTGAATGGCGATGCGCGAGCCTATCATGATCTGAGTGAACAGGTCGCGGCCCAGACGGTCGGTTCCCGCCCAATGGGCGAGCGACGGGCCTTCGAGCCGCATCCCCGCCATGTCGTTGGGATCGTAAGGCGTCCAGAACAGCGTCAGCAGCGCGATGGCAACATGGATGCCGACGAGTGCAAGGCCCACGATCAGCGTCAGCGGCAGGCGGGACCGCTTGCGGGTTGGCGCGGGGCTATCGAGGTCCACGGCGCTCATCGTCCCTCACTCCGTTTCGAGCGGCGCAGCCGGGGGTCGATGAGACGCTGGATGATATCGGCGACAAACCCGACGAGCAGCACGATAAGCGTTGAAATGAGCAATACG from Pelagibacterium sp. 26DY04 harbors:
- a CDS encoding ABC transporter ATP-binding protein, giving the protein MSPILEIDGLTISARGQKLVSDIDLAIAPGERWGVIGESGSGKSLTALASIGLLPAGLEQTGSVTLDGQPLHALSEQEITRLRGQAASVIFQEPLTALDPLMRLGKQTAEPVARRLRREGKTVDRKSVDAEVMDLFERVALPEPARIARSYPFEVSGGQRQRVAIAMALACRPKLLIADEPTTALDVTTQAEVLALLKQLVREMDMALLFISHDLAVVNSIAERIVVMRQGNIVEQGDAARVLAEPQHDYTRSLVAAAAAFENALAGRP
- a CDS encoding ABC transporter permease, which codes for MSAVDLDSPAPTRKRSRLPLTLIVGLALVGIHVAIALLTLFWTPYDPNDMAGMRLEGPSLAHWAGTDRLGRDLFTQIMIGSRIAIQVGAGAVAIGAAIGVTLGVIAAFATRTLDDALAATLDILIAFPTLLLAMLVVAAGDGANLGSAIIALGVAISAIVARLTRILAKRVLEMDYITAARTSGTSWLAIVFIHLLPNIWPTLMVNFALQFGLAVIAEASLSYLGLGAPPPNASWGRLLQEAQGTVYTAPFGAVAPGIALVILVIGMNLLADGLRDFADPTRRRSQ